The Oscillatoria salina IIICB1 nucleotide sequence TGCAAATAGTTATAGAGACAAAGGTGTATCTCGCTTGATTAACCTAAAGTTTGGCAAAATTCAGCGACTACTTCCACAAATTCTGTAGTAGACTCATAAGGAAGTACATTGCGACCGGGAATGATATTTCCTTGACCGTTAGGTAAATGTTTAACGTAGGAAATTAAACGTTCTTCTGGATTTTCTGGTTTATCTTTATTACTAATGCTGTCCGCTTCTTCACCGATAACTACCAAAGTGGGTTGGGTAATAGAAGCGATATCCTCAGCGTAATTTTTGCGCCAAAAACCCGCTAAAAACGAGAATACTGCATAACGGCTGCGGGGGTCAACTGCTCCTTGTTGTAAAGTTTGCAACCATGACTCATCTACTGCTTCAGCTTCCGCGAAAAGATTACGTTCGGAAAAAGACTCTAGGAATTGATTCCGGCGAGCATAGCGATAGAATAGATTACCAAAGGGAGAATCTAGCAAATTCCACACTAATTTTTGCTGAAGCGAATTTCTGGGTTTGGTCATGATTTCCCAAGCTGGAGGACCTGCGAAAATTAGTCCTTTAATTAGTTTAGACTGTTTTTGGACAAGAGCGATCGCTACTGGGAGTAATGCACCTTGAGAAATTACTACTACAGGTTTTTTGACGACATTCTCTAAAAAGTAATGCAACTGTTCGGCATAATCTGTGGGATGATAAGCAAAATGAGGCATTTCGCTTTCTCCACAACCGAGTAAATCTGGATTAAAAATTGTTTCAGTTTGACCGTTATTGAACCATTTTGTGGTAAAGCGATCCCAAAAACGACGCGATAAACCGACACCGATAGGATGAATTAATAATAAACTAAGGCGATCGCTATTTGCTCCTTCACTTGGATGAATTTCATAAGCGCAACGAAAATCCTTCCAAGTATAGAATTTAGTTTCACTTGTGGTGGGTGTGGTAGCAGCAGACAAAGATTGTGCACTCATAGTACATTTATTTTAACTGGGATTTTTTCCTATACTATCGAAAGCATAACTATAGTTACCTCTAGCTTGATACTTACTTCAGATTTCAAATTTTAGCTTAATAATTTATTCTTTCACTCAAAAGCAGCAATAAAAATTTACTCTAAATACTGCAAAAGAGCCTCTCTAATTGAAGATATATTCTTATAAATTTGCATTTGAGAAGGAATTTTTTGCAAAGTTTTTGCCAAACTTGAAGCAATTTCTGGAAACTTTTTAATTAAATACATCGGATAAACATAACTATGAATTGTAAACAAAACTGCACCGCTTTTTTCTAATCGTCGCAAAGATTGACGTTCAACGCGCAACCATAAATTTTCTCCTGCATTATCTTTAGTAATCTTAACTTCCCTTATTTTCTCCTTTTCTGGTGGTAAAAATAACTCTGGTGTTTCGACAATACTCCAATTACTTCGCCAAAAAAGTCGATTTGGTTTAATATGCTCGAAGAAACTATCTACCGGACGCTGAAGTTTTTCCTGATATCCTGGTACTGGTTGGTGAATTGCTGCTAATGGTAATCCTAATTTAGACCTTAAATTCCAACGTAAAGGAAAACATACAGAAGCCGCAGTTAAAATATAACCTTTGTCGCTAAATTCTAGAATTAGAAAGTCTTCTTGTACCAAACGTCCCGCTAATTCTAAAGGAGCTTTTCTAAATTCATTTATACACCAAACTCGCCCAGTTGTCAAGTCTTTAATTTGATTTTCTTGTAATTGATAATGCTGAGGAAAATATGTTGATAAATGTTCTAAAAGCAAAGCCAAAGTTTCTTGTTGACTTACTTCGCTACCGGGAAGACTAACAAAAACATCTCGTCTGTGGTGAGAGGATAATTTCTCCTTTAAACTCAACTCATAGGTAAAATGTTCATCAATATCAATCCATTCTGCGATCGCAAGTGGTTTCAACCCCATACTTAGTTCCCACTTACCCGATTTCAAAGGAAGATATCGTAACTGACTCACAACTCCCCCAAAATAACCCCTATCTAACAAATAATATCACACATTTACTCAACTTATAACCACCACTTCGCGTCTTCCTTTGCGACTACTCGTTCGCGTAGCGTCTCCGTAGGAGAAGCGAGTTCTCCTACGGAGTATGCGACTTTGCGCGAGACTTTATACTAATGATAGACGATCTAATAGCGATCGCGTTTGACACAATAAAATAGTTAACTAGATAACAAACCATGACACAACAGAAATTCTGGGACTTAGGCAGATTTGTCCGCACCTTAACTTATTTTGACATAATTCCGGTCATTAGTGACATAGATTGGTTAAAAAACATGATTCTTGGAGAGGACATACAGCAAGTGCAACAAAATCCTAAAATCAAAACAGGCATAATTTTAGTAGCAGGTGCAACTGGTGGTGTTGGTAAGCGAGTTGTCAAGCGACTTCAAAAGTATAATTATCCTGTAAGAGCATTAGTGAGAAGTATTCCGAGAGCAAAAACAATTCTTGGTGAAAACTTAGAATTTTACGAAGCAGACATAACTATTCCTGACACCTTAAAACCGGATTTGATGCAGGATGTAATTGCAATAATTTGTTGCACCGGGACTCGCGTACAACCCGTAGGTGGGGATACTCCTAACCGAGATAAATATTATCAAGGTGTCAAATTTTATCAGCCAGAAATTGCAGAGTCTACACCCGAAGCTGTGGAGTATAAAGGTATTCAGAACTTGGTTAATCTTGCAAGTCAATATTTAGCAAAATCTGATGAAAAAATCTTGTTTGACTTTACTCAGCCAACGGAAGATTTAAAATCGAGTTGGGGTGCGGTTGATGACGTAGTTATGGGTGGAGTTAGCGAAAGTGGAATTCGTTTAGCTGGGAATGTAGCCATATTTTCGGGTAATGTTTCCACAGAAAATAATGGGGGTTTTGCTTCGGTACGAAATCGCAATTTTCAACCACCTTTAGACTTATCTTCTTACGCGGGAATTGAACTGCGAGTTAAGGGTGATGGTAAGCGTTATAAGTTTATTATGCGCTGTGAAAATAACTGGGATGGAATTAGTTATTGCTATTCGTTTGATACTGTTAAAGATGAGTGGATAACAGTTCGCATTCCGTTTAAAGATTTAATTGCGGTTTTTCGTGCGAAAACTGTTCCTGATGCACCTGCATTTGCTGCGAGTAAGACTTATTCTGTGCAATTAATGCTAAGTAAGTTTGAGTATGATAAAGGTTTAAACCCTACATTTGAACCTGGGTACTTTCAGTTAGATGTAGAATCAATTAAAGCCTACAAAGACGAATCTACACCTCAATTTATCATGGTAAGTTCGGCTGGTGTCACTCGTCCAGGTCGTCCAGATATAAACTTAGAAGAAGAACCTCCGGCTGTAAGAATGAATGATATGTTGGGAGGAATTTTAACTTGGAAGTTAAAAGGAGAAGATGCGGTACGCAATAGCGGTTTAACTTATACTATTATTCGTCCTTGTGCGTTAACTGAGGAAATTGGAGGAAAGGTATTGACTTTTGCTGAAGGAGATAATATTAAAGGTCAAGTAAGTCGCGAGGATATTGCTGAATTGTGCGTACAAGCAATTGAAATACCTGCTGCTTGTGAGAAAACTTTTGAGGTTAAAGAAGAGGCAGCCAGTGGTACAATCGATTGGGAAAGTTTGTTTAGGGAAGTGTCACGCGATCGCTAATTATTTCCTCTCTGGATATCTTGCATTTGCTGCATCAATTTGCAGCTACACAAACTCAGAAAACCCACTCATGCGGGTTGCCAATTTTAGCCTCGATAAATTGCTTTTTTTATGGGGAATTTTCTTGACTTTGATTGATTTGTGTGGTAAGCATTTTGCGAGCGAATAGCACACTAGAGGAAAAGAGAAGTAAAGCCCAAAAATTAGACGATTCGGGTACAGAAACAGGTGTTATTTCAGCATCCTTAACTGGTGTAGGATTGAATAAA carries:
- a CDS encoding alpha/beta fold hydrolase; the encoded protein is MSAQSLSAATTPTTSETKFYTWKDFRCAYEIHPSEGANSDRLSLLLIHPIGVGLSRRFWDRFTTKWFNNGQTETIFNPDLLGCGESEMPHFAYHPTDYAEQLHYFLENVVKKPVVVISQGALLPVAIALVQKQSKLIKGLIFAGPPAWEIMTKPRNSLQQKLVWNLLDSPFGNLFYRYARRNQFLESFSERNLFAEAEAVDESWLQTLQQGAVDPRSRYAVFSFLAGFWRKNYAEDIASITQPTLVVIGEEADSISNKDKPENPEERLISYVKHLPNGQGNIIPGRNVLPYESTTEFVEVVAEFCQTLG
- a CDS encoding heme-dependent oxidative N-demethylase family protein; the encoded protein is MSQLRYLPLKSGKWELSMGLKPLAIAEWIDIDEHFTYELSLKEKLSSHHRRDVFVSLPGSEVSQQETLALLLEHLSTYFPQHYQLQENQIKDLTTGRVWCINEFRKAPLELAGRLVQEDFLILEFSDKGYILTAASVCFPLRWNLRSKLGLPLAAIHQPVPGYQEKLQRPVDSFFEHIKPNRLFWRSNWSIVETPELFLPPEKEKIREVKITKDNAGENLWLRVERQSLRRLEKSGAVLFTIHSYVYPMYLIKKFPEIASSLAKTLQKIPSQMQIYKNISSIREALLQYLE
- a CDS encoding CIA30 family protein — protein: MTQQKFWDLGRFVRTLTYFDIIPVISDIDWLKNMILGEDIQQVQQNPKIKTGIILVAGATGGVGKRVVKRLQKYNYPVRALVRSIPRAKTILGENLEFYEADITIPDTLKPDLMQDVIAIICCTGTRVQPVGGDTPNRDKYYQGVKFYQPEIAESTPEAVEYKGIQNLVNLASQYLAKSDEKILFDFTQPTEDLKSSWGAVDDVVMGGVSESGIRLAGNVAIFSGNVSTENNGGFASVRNRNFQPPLDLSSYAGIELRVKGDGKRYKFIMRCENNWDGISYCYSFDTVKDEWITVRIPFKDLIAVFRAKTVPDAPAFAASKTYSVQLMLSKFEYDKGLNPTFEPGYFQLDVESIKAYKDESTPQFIMVSSAGVTRPGRPDINLEEEPPAVRMNDMLGGILTWKLKGEDAVRNSGLTYTIIRPCALTEEIGGKVLTFAEGDNIKGQVSREDIAELCVQAIEIPAACEKTFEVKEEAASGTIDWESLFREVSRDR